The following coding sequences are from one Luteimonas sp. S4-F44 window:
- the cyoD gene encoding cytochrome o ubiquinol oxidase subunit IV, with protein sequence MSTETNHHPAHEAAHDAHGHGSMRDYVIGFVLSVILTVIPFWLVMGEVIESRVWTVALIMVFGAIQIVVHMIYFLHMNRKSEGGWILMSLLFTGIIIVIALVGSLWVMYHLNYNMMPMSPEQMRVAP encoded by the coding sequence ATGAGCACCGAAACCAACCACCACCCCGCCCACGAGGCGGCGCACGATGCGCACGGCCACGGCAGCATGCGCGACTATGTGATCGGCTTCGTGCTGTCGGTGATCCTCACCGTCATTCCGTTCTGGCTGGTCATGGGCGAAGTGATCGAGAGCCGCGTCTGGACGGTGGCGCTGATCATGGTGTTCGGCGCCATCCAGATCGTCGTGCACATGATCTACTTCCTGCACATGAACCGGAAATCGGAGGGCGGCTGGATTCTGATGTCGCTGCTGTTCACCGGCATCATCATCGTCATCGCGCTCGTCGGCTCGTTGTGGGTCATGTATCACCTCAACTACAACATGATGCCGATGTCGCCCGAGCAGATGCGCGTCGCGCCCTGA